Proteins found in one Alphaproteobacteria bacterium genomic segment:
- a CDS encoding DUF3108 domain-containing protein, which translates to MLRRILALFIAVSLGCYTRAQADYLPHTVYRYQVQWQTMKAGYMLGELMPRKGGFNMFLAVESAGIVDILLNHHSHSTLETTYTKDGRLMPIQFRTESTLRNKEKSIHIDYDHQGGVKHEEVIPADKRVKRPEVNSSRKTMFNPLFASLEVHRHVLEYRKDPTHNNFKIPVYDARRLAEYQFTIIGRKNISVNHQDFRVIHVHFTRQLLEGYTKKEWKNDENERPEIDVYLTDDEQTLPIKFQGQLGMGTITATLSNVCHTRTECEYK; encoded by the coding sequence TTGCTAAGACGAATACTAGCTCTTTTCATTGCTGTGAGCTTGGGGTGTTATACCCGAGCTCAAGCAGACTATCTTCCTCATACGGTTTATCGCTACCAAGTCCAATGGCAGACCATGAAGGCTGGCTATATGCTGGGTGAGTTAATGCCACGGAAGGGAGGATTTAACATGTTCCTCGCCGTTGAGTCTGCCGGCATTGTCGATATATTGCTCAACCATCACAGCCATTCCACACTTGAAACAACGTATACCAAGGATGGTCGGCTTATGCCGATACAATTTCGTACGGAATCAACCTTGCGTAATAAAGAAAAATCAATCCATATTGATTATGACCACCAGGGGGGAGTAAAGCATGAAGAGGTTATCCCAGCAGATAAGCGCGTTAAACGACCAGAAGTAAACTCTAGCCGTAAAACCATGTTTAATCCGCTTTTTGCGTCACTAGAAGTCCACCGCCATGTCCTTGAGTACCGCAAGGACCCAACCCATAACAACTTTAAAATACCGGTTTATGACGCAAGAAGACTGGCTGAATATCAATTTACGATTATTGGCAGAAAAAACATTTCGGTTAATCATCAGGATTTCCGTGTTATTCATGTCCATTTTACACGGCAACTCTTAGAAGGTTACACCAAGAAAGAATGGAAGAATGATGAAAATGAGCGTCCTGAAATTGACGTCTATTTAACCGATGACGAACAAACACTTCCCATTAAATTTCAAGGCCAACTTGGCATGGGAACGATTACCGCAACCTTGAGCAACGTATGCCATACACGTACAGAATGTGAATATAAGTAA
- the ftsZ gene encoding cell division protein FtsZ: MSELNLFLPESSLLKPRIIVFGVGGAGGNAVNNMITSNLDGIDFVVTNTDAQAIENSMAQNKIQLGPNITKGLGAGSSPEIGRGAAEEVSEEICAYLQECNMVFITAGMGGGTGTGAAPVIARLAREQGALTVAVVTKPFHFEGSHRMKIAELGLEELHKYVDTLIVIPNQNLFRIANEKTTFADAFRMADSVLHSGVRSITDLMLMPGLINLDFADVRAVMGEMGNAMMGTGEAEGENRAIKAAEAAISNPLLDNTSMQGARGVLINITGGGDMTLFEVDEAANRIRQEVDPEANIIFGSAFNEQLDGKIRVSVVATGIDTRVGQPGGLPLHKPSFAKVEHHQTHHQTQPQPAPEKSDQRIDPSVFNAEKAGFTPQKEQQSYIPPRPAEAAPPTATPQIRRPQTNVFNSAIKPEAVDHHETTETDQEDQEDQETPRGLSLFSRSPKHRPEDDKHGQRQLETVGAAPEERKIPDDVFDIPAFLRRNKN, encoded by the coding sequence ATGAGTGAACTGAATTTATTTTTACCTGAGAGTTCCCTGCTTAAACCGCGTATTATCGTTTTCGGAGTAGGAGGAGCTGGAGGTAATGCTGTTAATAACATGATTACTTCTAATCTGGACGGAATCGATTTTGTTGTGACCAATACCGATGCGCAGGCTATCGAAAACTCAATGGCTCAAAATAAAATTCAATTAGGCCCCAATATCACCAAAGGTCTTGGAGCAGGTTCTTCACCTGAAATTGGCAGGGGCGCTGCGGAAGAAGTCTCGGAAGAAATCTGTGCCTATCTGCAGGAGTGCAACATGGTGTTCATTACGGCCGGGATGGGCGGTGGAACCGGCACAGGTGCGGCTCCTGTCATTGCACGTCTTGCCAGAGAGCAAGGCGCACTTACCGTTGCCGTTGTGACTAAGCCTTTCCATTTTGAAGGCTCTCACCGCATGAAGATTGCAGAACTTGGCTTAGAAGAACTTCACAAATATGTCGATACCCTGATTGTGATTCCTAACCAAAATCTGTTTAGGATTGCTAACGAAAAAACCACGTTCGCTGATGCGTTTAGAATGGCCGACTCGGTTCTTCATTCTGGCGTTCGCAGCATCACCGATTTGATGTTAATGCCAGGACTCATTAACCTGGATTTTGCTGACGTACGCGCTGTTATGGGCGAAATGGGTAATGCCATGATGGGAACCGGCGAGGCAGAAGGCGAAAACCGCGCCATCAAAGCAGCGGAAGCTGCCATTTCCAATCCCTTACTGGATAATACCTCCATGCAGGGTGCTCGTGGCGTGTTAATCAATATTACCGGCGGTGGTGACATGACTCTCTTTGAAGTCGATGAAGCAGCCAATCGTATACGTCAGGAAGTTGACCCTGAAGCTAATATTATTTTCGGATCTGCCTTCAATGAACAGCTTGATGGAAAAATTCGCGTATCTGTCGTTGCAACTGGCATTGATACCCGTGTTGGTCAACCGGGAGGGCTTCCGTTACATAAACCAAGTTTTGCCAAAGTAGAGCACCATCAAACACACCATCAAACGCAGCCTCAACCGGCTCCTGAAAAAAGCGACCAACGTATTGATCCATCTGTTTTCAATGCAGAAAAAGCGGGATTTACACCACAAAAGGAACAACAATCATACATCCCCCCTCGTCCTGCGGAAGCCGCCCCTCCGACAGCGACCCCACAGATTCGCAGACCACAAACCAATGTATTTAATTCGGCAATTAAGCCTGAGGCTGTCGATCATCATGAGACTACAGAAACCGATCAGGAAGACCAGGAGGACCAAGAAACCCCACGTGGACTTAGCCTGTTTTCTAGATCGCCTAAGCATCGTCCAGAGGACGATAAACACGGGCAGCGTCAATTGGAGACCGTTGGTGCGGCACCTGAGGAGCGCAAAATTCCCGATGATGTTTTCGATATTCCTGCATTCCTTCGCCGCAACAAAAACTAA
- the ftsA gene encoding cell division protein FtsA, whose translation MVKPKNGIITVIDIGSNKIVCFIARLNPMHDPEIIGIGHQISQGIRGSVVTDIKHAENSILAALADAEKMAGETVEHVIVNISGETLRSDIIHAEVNVSGNEINSRDINRVLANGYTKFDRDSYEVIHCIPIDYSIDGTYGIQDPVGMYGKILGVDIHIVSISSSLMFNLSNCLARCQLNVDDYVASPYASGLACLTDDEKRLGVTLVDMGGQTTSIAIFKNNNIVYTHSIPIGGYHVTSDIASCLSTSLASAERLKILHGNAIATAADDKEQLDIQIVGEEEFHSIKRSELIAIIRPRLEEIIEMINDTLKEKGLEEYANQRIVLTGGASQLPSIKELSSHIMGKQVRIASPKQLPGVAESTKGPAFSTPVGMLMFAKQKGVINPFDNESSPKLSVKNFLPRAFKWVKENF comes from the coding sequence ATGGTTAAGCCAAAAAATGGAATTATTACAGTCATTGATATTGGTTCCAATAAAATCGTATGTTTTATTGCACGTTTGAACCCGATGCACGATCCTGAAATTATTGGCATCGGCCATCAAATTTCACAAGGTATCCGTGGCAGTGTAGTGACCGATATCAAACACGCCGAGAATTCAATCTTAGCTGCCTTGGCGGATGCTGAAAAAATGGCAGGCGAAACCGTCGAACATGTCATTGTCAATATTTCAGGCGAAACATTACGATCGGATATTATCCATGCAGAAGTGAATGTTTCTGGTAACGAGATCAATAGCCGCGATATTAACCGAGTACTTGCCAACGGCTATACCAAATTTGACCGGGACAGTTACGAAGTGATTCATTGTATCCCTATCGATTACAGCATTGATGGCACATACGGCATACAGGATCCTGTGGGTATGTATGGCAAAATACTGGGGGTCGATATTCATATTGTGAGTATTTCTTCTTCCTTGATGTTTAACCTCAGCAACTGCCTGGCACGATGCCAGCTTAATGTAGATGATTATGTTGCATCTCCTTATGCCTCCGGGCTTGCTTGCTTAACCGATGATGAAAAGCGCCTTGGAGTTACCCTGGTTGACATGGGGGGGCAAACCACATCCATTGCTATTTTTAAGAATAACAACATCGTTTACACCCATTCAATCCCTATTGGCGGCTATCACGTAACCAGCGATATTGCCTCTTGCCTGTCAACGTCACTTGCCTCAGCAGAACGATTAAAGATTCTGCATGGTAACGCTATCGCTACAGCAGCTGATGATAAAGAGCAGCTTGATATCCAGATTGTCGGCGAAGAAGAATTTCATTCCATCAAACGCTCTGAACTGATTGCCATTATCCGCCCTCGGCTAGAAGAAATCATTGAAATGATCAATGATACGTTAAAGGAAAAGGGGCTTGAGGAATATGCCAATCAACGTATCGTTCTCACCGGTGGGGCCAGCCAGCTTCCCAGCATCAAAGAACTTTCATCACATATTATGGGAAAACAAGTGCGCATTGCGTCTCCTAAACAGCTTCCTGGCGTTGCTGAAAGCACCAAAGGCCCAGCTTTCTCGACACCGGTTGGGATGTTAATGTTTGCAAAACAAAAAGGGGTTATTAATCCTTTTGATAATGAGTCATCACCTAAGTTATCGGTCAAAAACTTTCTTCCACGGGCTTTCAAATGGGTAAAAGAAAATTTTTAA
- a CDS encoding FtsQ-type POTRA domain-containing protein has protein sequence MRLSKAQDAKAKNYKSRRTKANAWKIALMLDVLVISLLSVTGFYLWHKGTFASFARYMGHQQSIVSQAMGLTLQHIYVDGLHHIKPQTIHKIINTPKGSPLLSLSLKDIQSEIEHFYWVDHATIERQFPHTLHVHITERTPMAVWQHQQKLILVDKKGDIIPEPNIDAYADLLMLVGEDAPKHASELFSLLSIDPTFSAMVHSAIWVSNRRWNIRLTNGIEVKLPEANVEESWRRLIDIYYHQKLDKHPVTSVDLRIPGKLYIRIRPKTQQIQNAEEAG, from the coding sequence ATGCGATTAAGCAAAGCTCAGGATGCAAAAGCTAAGAACTATAAATCCCGCCGCACCAAAGCCAACGCGTGGAAAATAGCGTTAATGCTTGATGTCCTTGTTATCAGTCTCTTATCCGTAACTGGTTTTTACCTTTGGCACAAAGGTACGTTTGCTTCATTTGCTAGATATATGGGGCACCAACAATCGATTGTCTCGCAAGCGATGGGGCTTACATTGCAGCATATCTATGTAGATGGCCTACATCATATTAAACCACAAACAATCCATAAAATTATTAACACCCCCAAAGGTTCCCCTTTACTTAGCTTATCACTTAAAGACATCCAGTCCGAGATTGAACATTTTTATTGGGTTGATCATGCAACCATTGAACGGCAATTCCCGCATACATTGCATGTCCATATTACGGAACGTACGCCTATGGCCGTTTGGCAGCACCAACAAAAACTTATTCTAGTAGACAAAAAAGGTGATATTATCCCTGAACCCAATATTGATGCGTATGCTGATTTATTGATGTTAGTGGGTGAAGATGCGCCTAAACATGCTTCAGAATTATTTTCTCTTTTATCCATTGATCCAACATTTAGTGCGATGGTTCATTCGGCAATCTGGGTTTCTAATCGTCGATGGAATATTCGTTTAACCAATGGAATAGAAGTAAAATTACCCGAAGCGAATGTCGAGGAATCGTGGCGACGTCTCATTGATATTTACTATCATCAAAAACTTGATAAACATCCTGTAACAAGTGTTGACTTACGTATCCCAGGCAAATTATATATTCGCATTCGTCCTAAGACACAACAGATTCAAAATGCTGAGGAGGCAGGCTAA
- a CDS encoding D-alanine--D-alanine ligase yields MIHVAVVKGGLSSEREVSLVSGTGIANALRELNYNVSEIDMGRDVAVQLANLKPDVVFNALHGTYGEDGCLPGLLNIMNIPYTHSGVQASAIAMDKLLTKRICEPLGIPFPAHEIRTKEDILNNNFMDVPCVIKPTNEGSSNGVFVLLEKSQRQLTKQQLDLSDTYMVEPYIPGIELTSAILGDEALGVMEIQPNLGFYNFESKYAPGGSDHIFPARIVPEDLESIKELTLLMHRTLGCRGVSRADIRYDNTGSKGKFYFLELNTHPGMTPTSLVPDIAKHCKMSYHAIVDRLVKEARCD; encoded by the coding sequence ATGATCCATGTGGCCGTTGTGAAAGGTGGGCTTTCTTCCGAACGCGAAGTATCGTTGGTAAGCGGAACCGGAATTGCCAATGCGTTAAGGGAATTAAACTATAACGTATCCGAAATCGATATGGGGCGAGATGTTGCCGTTCAGCTAGCTAACTTAAAACCTGATGTGGTTTTTAATGCGCTTCATGGGACCTATGGTGAGGATGGATGTTTGCCTGGATTATTGAATATTATGAATATTCCGTACACTCATTCTGGCGTGCAGGCCTCCGCTATTGCGATGGATAAATTATTAACCAAACGGATATGTGAGCCGCTTGGCATTCCCTTCCCTGCTCATGAAATCCGCACGAAAGAAGATATTCTTAATAACAATTTTATGGACGTTCCCTGTGTCATCAAACCAACCAACGAAGGCTCCAGCAACGGCGTCTTTGTTTTATTAGAAAAAAGTCAGCGTCAATTAACGAAGCAACAATTAGACCTATCCGACACCTATATGGTTGAACCATATATTCCAGGAATCGAATTAACATCCGCCATCCTTGGCGATGAAGCATTGGGTGTCATGGAAATTCAACCCAATCTTGGTTTTTATAATTTTGAATCTAAATATGCACCGGGTGGATCCGATCATATTTTTCCTGCACGTATTGTGCCCGAAGATCTCGAATCCATCAAAGAGCTAACGTTACTCATGCACCGTACGTTAGGTTGTCGTGGTGTCAGCCGAGCCGACATTCGCTATGATAACACCGGAAGCAAAGGAAAATTTTATTTCCTTGAATTAAATACACATCCGGGCATGACACCGACATCGCTCGTACCAGATATCGCCAAACACTGCAAAATGAGTTATCATGCCATCGTGGATCGCTTAGTCAAGGAGGCGCGATGCGATTAA
- the murB gene encoding UDP-N-acetylmuramate dehydrogenase, with protein sequence MIENLPEVRGNYRDNYDLSKVTWFAVGGPAEVLFRPADIADLQHFIQECPSSIPITVIGLASNLLVRDGGIKGIVIRMGREFAQISHQENRITAGAAALTGNVARYAAEQGLSGLEFYVGIPGSVGGALAMNAGAYHQDTASILLEAQAVDPLGNLVRLTPDDIGYVYRGNHLPDGYIFTNATYQCIDDEPASIKDRMNRIMQQREASQPVRAKTGGSTFKNPQEKSAWKLIDEAGCRGLRIGGAHMSEKHCNFMINDQHASAADIETLAETIRKKVHEHSGILLEWEIKRIGER encoded by the coding sequence ATGATTGAAAATCTTCCTGAAGTGCGCGGCAATTACCGTGATAATTACGATTTGTCCAAAGTGACCTGGTTTGCAGTTGGCGGCCCGGCAGAGGTATTATTTCGCCCTGCAGATATTGCAGATCTCCAGCATTTCATCCAAGAATGTCCTTCTTCGATACCCATCACTGTTATCGGCCTTGCTTCCAATTTATTGGTAAGAGATGGAGGGATAAAAGGTATTGTGATCCGTATGGGCAGGGAGTTTGCACAGATATCCCATCAGGAAAATCGTATCACCGCAGGTGCAGCGGCACTTACCGGCAACGTGGCCCGTTACGCAGCAGAACAAGGTTTATCAGGATTGGAATTTTACGTTGGTATTCCTGGTTCGGTAGGTGGTGCATTGGCCATGAATGCTGGGGCCTATCATCAAGACACAGCATCTATCTTGCTGGAAGCTCAAGCTGTTGACCCACTAGGTAACCTTGTTCGTCTAACCCCTGATGATATTGGATATGTGTACCGTGGTAATCACTTACCAGATGGCTACATTTTTACCAATGCCACCTATCAATGTATTGATGATGAACCTGCCAGCATTAAAGACCGCATGAATAGGATTATGCAACAGCGCGAGGCTTCGCAACCTGTCCGCGCTAAAACAGGTGGTAGCACCTTTAAAAACCCGCAAGAAAAAAGTGCCTGGAAACTCATTGATGAAGCTGGGTGCAGAGGATTACGAATCGGCGGTGCGCACATGTCAGAAAAACACTGTAATTTCATGATTAATGATCAACATGCTTCAGCAGCCGATATTGAGACATTAGCGGAAACCATCCGAAAAAAGGTGCATGAGCATTCAGGCATTCTCTTGGAGTGGGAAATTAAACGAATTGGTGAACGCTAG
- a CDS encoding UDP-N-acetylmuramate--L-alanine ligase, with translation MTHKRILPIAKNIAPSLGQIYFIGIGGIGMSSIAEVLHHRGFSVAGSDAAESYVTDHLKTLGIGVNIGQEAVNITSQISVIVRSTAIKPSNPELKKAIELGIPVIHRSDILAELMRDKISIAVGGTHGKTTTTAMVGAILDHAGLDPTIINGGVIHAYKSNARIGNSEYVVAEADESDGSFIKLPRSIAIITNIDPEHLDYYGTFEKQLDAFKMFLTQLPFYGFAVICKDHPQASAYLDMGIERRLISYGIYADADIKASNLRKFPDKTTFDITVNDSVTGEAFHWKDLCLGVPGEHNVENCLAALGVALGLHIPEEGIRKGLLAFSGVKRRFTKTGNWNGVTVIDDYAHHPKEISTTLNMASDVVKQTNGNVIAVFQPHRYSRVHDLFNDFCTCFPQAQTVIVADIYSAGETPIEGITQTSLVEGIQKSGHPHVVMLENEQQLPNLIKDVTKPGDIVLCMGAGSISKWAYELPKKLASSDHMV, from the coding sequence ATGACACATAAGCGAATTTTGCCTATTGCAAAGAATATAGCCCCTTCGTTAGGACAGATTTATTTTATTGGAATTGGTGGCATTGGCATGAGTAGTATCGCCGAAGTACTCCACCATCGTGGTTTTAGTGTGGCAGGGTCCGATGCAGCCGAGTCTTACGTAACCGACCATTTAAAAACACTGGGTATTGGGGTGAATATTGGCCAAGAAGCCGTCAATATTACGTCTCAGATTAGTGTCATCGTGCGCTCGACCGCGATTAAGCCGTCCAATCCAGAACTTAAAAAGGCCATTGAATTGGGAATACCGGTCATTCACCGTTCGGATATTCTTGCCGAACTGATGAGAGATAAAATTTCAATCGCCGTGGGCGGAACGCATGGAAAAACAACCACCACGGCCATGGTGGGTGCAATCCTTGACCATGCAGGCCTTGATCCTACCATTATTAATGGAGGCGTCATTCATGCCTATAAAAGCAATGCACGCATTGGCAATAGTGAATATGTCGTTGCCGAAGCCGATGAATCAGATGGAAGTTTTATTAAACTGCCACGTTCAATAGCCATCATTACCAATATTGACCCTGAACATCTTGATTATTACGGTACGTTTGAAAAGCAATTAGATGCCTTTAAAATGTTTTTGACCCAATTGCCTTTCTATGGATTTGCTGTTATCTGCAAAGACCATCCGCAAGCTAGCGCCTATTTGGATATGGGAATTGAACGCAGGCTTATAAGTTACGGCATTTATGCAGATGCCGATATCAAAGCCTCCAATTTACGTAAATTCCCAGACAAAACCACGTTTGATATTACGGTCAACGACAGTGTTACAGGTGAGGCCTTCCATTGGAAGGATTTATGTTTGGGTGTCCCAGGAGAGCATAATGTCGAAAATTGCCTAGCAGCATTAGGAGTAGCTCTGGGGTTACATATCCCAGAAGAAGGAATTCGTAAGGGCTTATTGGCATTTAGTGGCGTGAAACGTCGCTTTACCAAAACGGGTAATTGGAACGGCGTCACCGTAATTGATGACTATGCCCATCATCCCAAAGAAATATCAACAACCCTGAATATGGCTTCTGATGTTGTCAAACAAACAAATGGCAATGTCATCGCTGTCTTCCAACCCCACCGTTACTCACGTGTCCATGATTTATTTAACGATTTCTGCACCTGTTTCCCTCAGGCACAAACGGTCATTGTTGCCGATATTTATAGCGCAGGAGAAACACCCATTGAAGGAATCACACAAACCTCATTGGTCGAAGGCATACAAAAATCAGGCCATCCGCATGTTGTTATGCTCGAAAATGAACAACAACTGCCCAATCTTATAAAAGACGTTACTAAACCTGGTGACATTGTTTTATGTATGGGTGCAGGAAGCATCTCTAAATGGGCCTACGAACTACCCAAAAAACTTGCATCTTCCGATCACATGGTGTAA
- a CDS encoding tetratricopeptide repeat protein, producing MVRFSTLGLCVVLSLSLLSLSGCESLKQKQQTSSAEELKFKVDKKQGPNVKTLEQTMEENAKAAFDASEYRKAAELYAQLVIGRDTNTKYRLAYADSLRLLGETPKAHQQYQDVLSADENSIDALEGNGLTYMVEGKFQDAVTIFKKVMEKDALRWRTINALGVCLTMTNRYDEAIPYFQTALEVSPNNPAILNNKALAYALSDKNEEAIKTLENASQSLSVADPKRKTIDLNLALFYSLAGKLDDAERIARLHLKDAELANNMGLYASLAQDPKLAKSYINQALAQSPSYYQKAWDNLQILESKHSLASDD from the coding sequence ATGGTTCGTTTTTCGACGTTGGGTTTGTGTGTCGTTTTGAGTTTGTCCTTACTTAGTCTATCAGGATGTGAAAGTCTTAAGCAAAAGCAGCAAACCTCTTCTGCTGAAGAGCTGAAATTCAAAGTCGACAAAAAACAAGGGCCTAATGTTAAAACGCTGGAACAAACCATGGAGGAAAATGCCAAGGCAGCTTTTGATGCCAGCGAGTATCGTAAAGCGGCAGAACTGTATGCTCAGTTGGTGATCGGTCGTGATACCAATACCAAATACCGATTAGCCTATGCAGATTCTTTGCGTTTACTAGGCGAAACACCAAAAGCACACCAACAATATCAAGATGTACTTTCTGCCGATGAAAATTCTATTGATGCCCTTGAAGGGAATGGCCTTACCTATATGGTTGAAGGTAAATTTCAGGATGCGGTAACGATCTTTAAAAAAGTGATGGAAAAAGATGCGTTGCGTTGGCGGACTATTAACGCCCTTGGTGTGTGTTTAACCATGACCAATCGCTATGATGAAGCGATTCCTTACTTTCAGACAGCACTTGAAGTAAGTCCGAATAATCCGGCTATTTTAAATAATAAAGCGTTGGCCTACGCCCTTAGCGATAAGAATGAGGAAGCTATCAAAACATTAGAGAATGCTTCACAATCGTTATCCGTTGCCGATCCTAAACGTAAAACCATCGATCTTAACCTAGCGCTTTTTTATAGCTTAGCTGGTAAGCTGGATGATGCTGAAAGAATTGCCCGCTTACACCTCAAGGATGCTGAACTGGCTAATAATATGGGGCTCTATGCTAGTTTGGCCCAAGATCCCAAATTGGCTAAATCTTATATCAATCAGGCATTAGCTCAAAGCCCTAGTTATTATCAAAAGGCGTGGGATAATTTACAAATTTTAGAGAGTAAGCATTCACTGGCTTCAGACGATTAG
- a CDS encoding adenosylmethionine--8-amino-7-oxononanoate transaminase produces the protein MNSSYPSWFAQGFPHIWLPYTQMKDAPLPQPVVKTDGSRIYLADGTELIDGIASWWTACHGYNHPHIVEAMMEQVRTMPHVMFSFAHEQAYTLADRLVKLAPEGLNRVFFTDSGSTAVETAMKMAVQYWHNRGDKQRNKFIAFKHAYHGDTMGCMSLSDPEHGMHRALNHHMPRQYYVDIPSDEYTLAEFAAIIESIHKTLAGVIIEPLVQGAGGMRFHAPDILAEIDRICKQYTIPFIADEIFTGFCRTGSFFACNQAGISPDMMCIGKALTGGTMTLAACLAKEYLFEGFLGEGLDQALMSGPTYMGNPLACAAANASLDLFENEPRLDQANAIEHQLQHLLKPCMDLPNVKEVRVMGAIGAVQLHTSNRSHILALRQQSVTHGVFLRPFDDVIYIAPALTISRDELSTLAHSVFLLASSPLN, from the coding sequence ATGAACTCTAGTTATCCATCCTGGTTTGCACAAGGGTTTCCCCATATCTGGCTTCCTTATACCCAGATGAAGGATGCGCCTTTACCACAACCTGTTGTTAAAACCGATGGCAGCCGTATTTATTTGGCTGATGGAACCGAGTTAATTGACGGAATTGCCTCATGGTGGACGGCCTGCCACGGTTATAACCACCCCCATATCGTTGAGGCTATGATGGAACAGGTGCGTACAATGCCGCACGTTATGTTCTCGTTTGCCCATGAGCAAGCCTACACACTTGCTGATCGCTTGGTAAAACTAGCCCCAGAAGGGCTTAACCGCGTTTTCTTTACAGATTCTGGTTCAACAGCGGTTGAAACCGCCATGAAAATGGCGGTCCAATATTGGCACAATCGAGGGGACAAACAGCGCAATAAATTTATCGCCTTTAAACATGCTTATCATGGCGACACCATGGGATGCATGTCGCTTTCCGATCCCGAGCATGGCATGCACCGCGCGCTCAATCATCACATGCCGCGCCAATATTACGTAGATATCCCCTCAGATGAATATACACTTGCTGAGTTTGCTGCCATTATAGAAAGCATTCACAAAACCCTAGCCGGGGTGATTATTGAACCACTTGTCCAAGGAGCAGGTGGGATGCGCTTTCATGCTCCTGATATTCTAGCTGAAATAGATCGTATCTGTAAGCAATATACCATCCCCTTTATTGCCGATGAAATTTTCACCGGCTTTTGTCGCACTGGTTCCTTTTTTGCCTGCAACCAGGCAGGAATCAGTCCTGATATGATGTGTATCGGTAAAGCGCTGACAGGTGGTACGATGACGCTTGCAGCCTGTTTAGCCAAGGAATATCTTTTTGAAGGCTTCCTGGGTGAAGGCTTAGATCAAGCCCTCATGAGTGGCCCAACTTACATGGGCAATCCTCTTGCCTGCGCAGCTGCAAACGCTTCCCTTGACCTTTTCGAAAATGAACCCCGCCTTGACCAGGCTAACGCCATAGAACACCAATTGCAGCACCTTCTTAAGCCCTGCATGGATCTTCCAAATGTCAAAGAAGTTCGGGTCATGGGTGCTATAGGCGCAGTACAGTTACACACTTCAAACCGTTCCCATATACTCGCACTTCGTCAACAATCTGTCACACACGGAGTATTTTTACGCCCCTTTGACGACGTTATTTATATCGCACCAGCCCTGACTATATCAAGAGACGAGCTCTCAACCCTTGCCCATTCTGTCTTTTTATTGGCCTCCTCCCCTCTCAATTAA